The Gemmatimonadaceae bacterium genome window below encodes:
- a CDS encoding AAA family ATPase, translating into MATPARSSTHDDTRDVQLLTELATARQALIDQIGRRIIGQKEVVENLVAALLSGGHALLVGVPGLAKTLLVRTLADALDLSFSRIQFTPDLMPSDITGTELLEEDHATGRRVFKYVKGPVFANAVLADEINRAPPKTQAALLQAMQEHAVTAAGRTHPLPEPFFVLATQNPIEQEGTYPLPEAQLDRFMFELRVGYPTADEEEHVVATTTSDTEASVTPVLDATRLIALQHLVRRLPAPPTVVRYAVGLARSTRPDAKEASPDVRKYVSWGAGPRASQYLVLGAKARAAMDGRAVPDLDDVRSVALVVLRHRIVLNFQGEAEGMTPERLIRLAER; encoded by the coding sequence TTGGCGACACCGGCTCGATCTTCCACACACGATGACACGCGCGACGTCCAACTCCTCACCGAGTTGGCCACCGCGCGCCAAGCGCTCATCGATCAGATCGGCCGGCGCATCATCGGCCAGAAGGAAGTCGTCGAGAATCTCGTCGCCGCCCTGCTGAGCGGCGGTCACGCACTACTCGTCGGCGTTCCCGGTCTCGCCAAGACCCTGCTCGTTAGGACGCTCGCCGACGCGCTCGACCTCTCCTTCTCTCGCATCCAGTTCACCCCCGACTTGATGCCGAGCGACATCACCGGCACCGAATTGCTCGAAGAAGATCACGCGACGGGCAGACGCGTGTTCAAGTATGTGAAGGGACCGGTGTTCGCCAACGCGGTGCTCGCCGACGAGATCAATCGCGCGCCTCCGAAAACGCAGGCCGCGCTGCTGCAGGCCATGCAGGAGCACGCCGTCACCGCCGCCGGGCGGACGCACCCGCTCCCCGAGCCGTTCTTCGTGCTCGCCACGCAGAACCCGATCGAGCAGGAAGGCACGTACCCGCTGCCGGAAGCGCAGCTCGATCGATTCATGTTCGAGCTGCGCGTCGGCTATCCGACGGCCGACGAAGAAGAGCACGTCGTCGCCACCACCACAAGCGATACCGAAGCCTCGGTCACGCCGGTGCTGGACGCGACGCGCCTCATCGCACTCCAACACCTGGTGCGCCGCCTCCCGGCGCCGCCCACGGTCGTCCGCTACGCCGTCGGCCTCGCGCGCTCCACACGACCGGATGCAAAAGAAGCCTCGCCCGACGTCAGAAAATACGTCAGCTGGGGCGCCGGCCCGCGAGCCTCGCAATATCTAGTGTTAGGCGCGAAAGCTCGGGCCGCCATGGACGGCCGCGCTGTGCCCGACCTGGACGACGTCCGGTCCGTCGCGCTCGTCGTGCTCCGCCACCGCATCGTGCTCAACTTCCAGGGCGAAGCCGAAGGCATGACGCCCGAGCGCCTCATCCGCCTCGCGGAACGTTAG
- a CDS encoding serine/threonine-protein kinase: protein MTVTPPAGAGSRPAGAPASPAATSDSGISPLAPGAPSPNSVTAKLPSHIEGWQLPAGWSWGAEGVQAEFRHYQEVVDALGRSLSLVTVPDPAQATWLGAEARALAHRAHASIPTAYDWWPGGLQSRRGPAYVRRWISGESVAGRIRRVGPDDLATSLQLLRSTGQALAYLHTTATAHGAVCGESIWFTPTGQLWLLAWEWALPRNMIPAELTPFPGRLPRAPEWPDGEWLPTPESDQWQLAATAFASLTGEYPPPEVPPLPLVRPDCPQAVARVLDRALERDPERRYHSVAAMLRELDRAVGGGARSSVYISGSMPAIRPLGDAEEERLRWATGEDYEVIARLGSGTFGSVWRVRDLTLEREVALKMLHPQVANDEIAVRRFRREAQLAAQLAHPAIVPIYDWDSNGGVSWYTMELAENGSLADLVKRSGPRSVEQIASHIDQVLDGLAAAHAIGIVHRDLKPENILIDRHRRWRIADFGVAKISGEELLSGTTGTPEFAAPEQLLGESQGAAVDCFGLTAIVTYLLSGEPPFGTGDGRAILGRELSGDVDLRGYPEPVAEWLRRGLAPVAEQRFGDAAEMRDAWRNAVDRTLAPESRPPWWRRWWSGDDEGRDGDDA from the coding sequence GTGACCGTCACGCCGCCTGCCGGCGCCGGGTCGCGTCCCGCTGGGGCGCCTGCGTCGCCGGCCGCCACATCCGATTCGGGCATCTCGCCCTTGGCACCCGGCGCGCCGTCGCCGAACAGCGTGACGGCGAAACTTCCGTCACACATCGAGGGCTGGCAACTACCCGCGGGTTGGTCGTGGGGCGCCGAGGGGGTGCAGGCCGAGTTCCGTCACTACCAGGAAGTCGTGGACGCGCTCGGTCGCTCGCTGTCGCTTGTGACGGTGCCGGATCCCGCGCAGGCGACATGGCTGGGCGCGGAGGCGCGCGCGCTGGCACATCGGGCGCACGCATCAATACCAACTGCGTACGACTGGTGGCCGGGCGGTTTGCAGAGTCGTCGAGGACCCGCGTACGTGCGGCGATGGATTTCGGGTGAGAGCGTGGCCGGACGGATTCGGCGGGTGGGGCCGGACGATCTCGCGACATCGCTGCAGCTCTTGCGCTCGACGGGTCAGGCGTTGGCGTATCTGCACACGACGGCTACCGCGCACGGCGCGGTGTGCGGCGAATCGATCTGGTTCACGCCGACGGGTCAGCTCTGGCTGCTGGCGTGGGAGTGGGCGCTGCCGCGCAACATGATACCGGCGGAGCTGACACCGTTTCCCGGCCGACTGCCGCGGGCTCCGGAATGGCCCGATGGCGAGTGGCTGCCGACGCCGGAGAGCGATCAGTGGCAGTTGGCGGCGACGGCATTTGCCTCGCTGACCGGCGAGTATCCGCCGCCGGAGGTGCCGCCGCTTCCGTTAGTCCGGCCGGACTGTCCGCAGGCCGTGGCGCGCGTGCTCGACCGGGCGCTGGAGCGCGATCCCGAGCGGCGGTATCACTCGGTGGCGGCGATGCTGCGCGAGCTGGATCGAGCGGTGGGCGGCGGCGCGAGATCGTCGGTGTACATCAGCGGCTCGATGCCGGCGATTCGTCCGTTAGGCGACGCGGAAGAGGAGCGGCTGCGGTGGGCGACGGGCGAGGACTACGAGGTGATCGCGCGGCTCGGTTCCGGTACGTTCGGGTCGGTGTGGCGCGTGCGAGATCTGACGCTGGAGCGCGAGGTCGCGCTCAAGATGCTCCATCCGCAGGTCGCGAACGACGAGATCGCCGTGCGGCGGTTTCGCCGCGAAGCGCAGCTGGCGGCGCAGCTCGCGCATCCGGCGATCGTGCCGATCTACGACTGGGACAGCAACGGCGGCGTGTCGTGGTACACGATGGAGTTGGCCGAGAACGGGTCGCTGGCCGATCTGGTGAAGCGATCGGGGCCGCGGTCGGTGGAGCAGATTGCGTCGCACATCGATCAGGTGCTGGACGGGCTGGCGGCGGCGCACGCGATCGGCATCGTGCACCGGGATCTCAAGCCGGAGAACATCCTGATCGATCGGCACCGGCGGTGGCGGATCGCCGATTTTGGTGTGGCGAAGATTTCCGGCGAAGAGCTGTTGAGCGGGACGACGGGCACGCCGGAGTTCGCGGCGCCGGAGCAGTTGTTAGGCGAGTCGCAGGGAGCGGCCGTCGATTGCTTCGGCTTGACGGCGATCGTGACGTATCTCTTATCCGGCGAGCCGCCGTTCGGCACGGGAGATGGGCGGGCGATTCTGGGGCGGGAACTATCGGGCGACGTCGATCTGCGCGGGTATCCGGAGCCGGTGGCCGAGTGGTTGCGGCGCGGACTGGCGCCGGTGGCGGAGCAGCGATTTGGCGACGCGGCCGAGATGCGTGACGCGTGGCGGAACGCGGTGGACCGGACGTTGGCGCCGGAGTCGCGGCCGCCGTGGTGGCGGCGGTGGTGGAGCGGTGACGACGAAGGGCGGGACGGCGACGACGCCTAA
- a CDS encoding AAA family ATPase: MIHLVGLGHAVITVGVTRLTQASETLFASALLFVSEAGRPIERHRIIELLWPRTSAQRASHRLRQTLYRLNALGASLRSDRGHITLPARSAQSDFGEVLAAGRSADPNRVAELVQGPFLPGYTPRFSSTFSEWLERERDVVTSGLRRVLVAAIAAQRERADWAAVERLATRCLLLDPLNEEATLALAEAAAFHGSKVRALEILDAYLQELGPTAGDIRVPATLLRRRIAEAYRAAPDQHPSSQLGRDQEMHDVKRVLHGLFAARGETCLVCGERGIGKSRFATEVARAAQLDGIKVARVECQPHDSERALGGIIELARGVRAMRGAIAVGEASKRTLDAVLVTDGRADHSAGLDAAELSTRVRNALIDLVDAVSSEQPIVLIIEDAQWLDPASWTCIRGLSRWALKRRALIVLTARQPDVARQFDCAEDVRPRVMRLKPLDDPASRALVQRIITGSHRAGNESFTEWCVARGGGNPYILIELATRAEGEYEPFRAPAALERIAAERLDQLNDVPLRILQAVAVLGPSSSTRRVEEVLGVNRLGLLDGLDALSAAGMIGLDGDRIVLRHRLTADAALDRLSTPARQLLHRRAAELLEGEQRADRPEALAGECAEHWQYAGEHTRAIELLTGAASRLTGLGMPIEAARLYERAAQMTSSPPDKLHHLAARAHALFLGADWEPFVHVVAEVESLQRGSRSSPDNHDDTELELSLAKWRLGADRRELLAEATRCASAASASDAHRLAAAAWALMIADNLCDDRAAATVMRVVASAAVQPGVEEDAVSCLHMVFHTAFGKPESGLEAAYRLTDSQLGAQDGGSKARYLSHASAALRLCGAPIVEARQAAASALEIAQRLGLAAFAAPAANQITLTYLAEGDTVTARAWFDKALWLMERSADSVGRSTILSNGAEIALRERRLGDAERLIVESENAVGQARSPRSDIRHVSFRWRLALLRGDAAPSEHDLRHFAHLHRRTRKANGQDFATAALMDLLLLAGRRREASRLLTAYVREYRRPSTSLEPDLERLRRDLHVE, translated from the coding sequence ATGATCCACTTGGTCGGACTCGGACACGCCGTCATCACGGTCGGCGTCACGCGCCTTACACAGGCCAGCGAAACCCTCTTCGCCTCCGCGCTGTTGTTCGTGTCCGAGGCAGGCCGGCCCATCGAGCGCCATCGCATCATCGAGCTGCTCTGGCCGCGGACATCGGCGCAGCGCGCCAGTCACCGGCTCAGACAGACTCTTTACCGGCTCAACGCGCTCGGCGCTTCCCTCCGTTCGGATCGCGGCCACATCACGCTGCCCGCGCGCTCCGCTCAGTCCGACTTCGGCGAAGTCCTCGCCGCGGGACGCAGCGCAGACCCCAACCGCGTCGCGGAGCTCGTGCAAGGTCCTTTTCTTCCGGGGTACACACCGCGATTTTCTTCGACCTTCAGCGAATGGCTCGAGCGGGAACGCGACGTCGTCACATCCGGTCTCCGACGCGTCCTCGTCGCCGCCATCGCCGCCCAACGGGAGCGGGCCGACTGGGCCGCCGTGGAACGACTCGCCACCCGCTGCCTCCTGCTCGATCCGCTCAATGAAGAAGCGACGCTGGCCCTTGCCGAAGCCGCCGCGTTCCACGGCAGCAAGGTGCGCGCACTCGAAATACTCGACGCATACCTGCAAGAGCTCGGACCCACCGCAGGCGACATCCGCGTACCGGCCACGCTGCTCCGACGACGCATCGCCGAAGCATACCGCGCCGCTCCCGACCAACACCCGTCGTCCCAACTCGGCCGCGATCAGGAAATGCACGACGTCAAGCGCGTCCTGCACGGTCTCTTCGCCGCCCGCGGCGAAACCTGTCTCGTCTGCGGCGAAAGGGGCATCGGCAAGAGCCGTTTCGCCACCGAAGTTGCCCGCGCTGCCCAACTCGACGGGATCAAGGTCGCGCGGGTGGAATGCCAGCCGCACGACAGTGAACGCGCCCTCGGCGGCATCATCGAGCTCGCCCGCGGCGTGCGCGCCATGCGCGGTGCGATCGCCGTCGGAGAAGCGTCGAAGCGCACCCTCGACGCCGTGCTCGTCACGGACGGGCGCGCCGATCACTCGGCGGGCCTCGATGCCGCCGAGCTCTCCACCCGCGTCCGCAACGCGCTCATCGATCTCGTCGACGCAGTCTCGAGTGAACAGCCCATCGTCCTCATCATCGAGGACGCGCAGTGGCTGGACCCCGCCTCGTGGACATGCATCCGCGGATTGTCCCGGTGGGCGCTCAAGCGCCGCGCACTCATCGTCCTCACAGCCAGGCAGCCTGACGTCGCCCGCCAGTTCGACTGTGCCGAGGACGTGCGCCCCCGCGTGATGCGCCTCAAACCGCTCGATGATCCGGCAAGTCGCGCGCTCGTCCAACGCATCATCACGGGCTCGCATCGCGCCGGGAACGAGTCGTTCACCGAATGGTGTGTCGCGCGCGGCGGCGGCAATCCGTACATCCTCATCGAGCTTGCGACCCGGGCGGAAGGCGAATACGAGCCGTTTCGCGCCCCCGCGGCGCTCGAGCGCATTGCCGCAGAGCGCCTCGACCAGTTGAACGACGTCCCGCTGCGCATCTTGCAAGCCGTCGCCGTGCTCGGCCCGAGTTCGTCCACCCGGCGCGTCGAGGAAGTGCTCGGCGTCAACCGGTTAGGCCTGCTCGACGGACTCGACGCACTCAGCGCCGCCGGGATGATCGGCCTCGACGGCGACCGGATCGTTCTGCGCCACCGCCTCACGGCGGACGCGGCGCTCGACCGTCTGTCCACTCCGGCGCGCCAGCTGCTCCACCGCCGCGCCGCCGAGCTGCTCGAGGGCGAACAGCGCGCCGATCGTCCCGAGGCGCTCGCCGGCGAATGCGCCGAGCACTGGCAGTACGCCGGCGAACACACGCGCGCGATCGAACTTCTCACTGGCGCGGCCAGCCGCCTAACGGGACTCGGCATGCCCATCGAGGCCGCCCGGCTCTACGAGCGCGCCGCGCAGATGACGTCCTCGCCGCCCGACAAACTGCACCACCTTGCCGCGCGCGCCCATGCGCTCTTCCTCGGCGCGGATTGGGAGCCGTTCGTGCACGTCGTCGCGGAAGTCGAGTCGCTGCAACGCGGCTCCCGCAGCTCACCCGACAACCACGACGACACCGAGCTCGAGCTCTCCCTCGCCAAGTGGCGGCTCGGCGCCGACCGGCGCGAGCTGCTCGCCGAGGCCACGCGCTGCGCGTCGGCCGCTTCCGCGTCCGACGCGCACCGCCTGGCCGCCGCCGCGTGGGCATTGATGATCGCCGATAATCTCTGCGACGATCGCGCCGCCGCGACGGTGATGCGCGTCGTCGCATCGGCCGCCGTGCAACCGGGCGTCGAGGAAGACGCCGTCTCGTGCCTGCACATGGTGTTTCACACCGCCTTCGGCAAACCGGAATCCGGACTCGAGGCCGCCTACCGCCTTACGGACTCGCAGTTAGGCGCTCAGGACGGCGGCTCGAAGGCCAGATATTTGTCGCACGCGTCAGCCGCACTTCGCCTGTGCGGCGCGCCGATCGTCGAGGCGCGACAGGCTGCCGCGTCGGCCCTCGAGATCGCGCAGCGCCTCGGGCTCGCCGCCTTCGCGGCGCCTGCCGCCAATCAGATCACGCTCACCTATCTGGCGGAAGGCGATACCGTCACCGCCCGTGCGTGGTTCGACAAAGCCCTCTGGCTGATGGAGCGGAGCGCCGACAGCGTGGGCCGCTCCACCATCCTGAGCAACGGGGCCGAAATCGCGCTGCGCGAGCGTCGGTTAGGCGATGCCGAGCGCCTGATCGTGGAAAGCGAAAACGCGGTCGGCCAGGCGCGGTCGCCGCGCTCGGACATTCGCCACGTCTCGTTCCGTTGGCGCCTCGCCCTCCTGCGCGGGGATGCCGCTCCGTCGGAGCACGACCTCCGCCACTTCGCGCACCTGCACCGCCGCACGCGCAAGGCCAACGGCCAGGACTTCGCCACCGCCGCACTCATGGATCTCCTCCTGCTGGCCGGGCGGCGGCGGGAGGCATCGCGCCTGCTCACCGCATACGTGAGAGAGTACCGGCGGCCATCGACGTCGCTCGAACCCGACCTGGAACGCCTGCGCAGGGACCTGCATGTGGAGTGA